The Hippoglossus stenolepis isolate QCI-W04-F060 chromosome 1, HSTE1.2, whole genome shotgun sequence DNA segment ggagttcagtgcatgtctgaaagtagatGTTTCACccgatgaaaagaaaatgatgtgacCTAATGATCTAAATACACTGAACaggtaaaagaagaagaaatcccTGATTCTGAAACAACTCACTAAAGAACCACTCGATCACATCACAGAGTCTGGGCTTATTTATATAGAGTTTTGAAGGAAGCTTAGCTCCAATGAACATTTCCAGTAGAGatacagactaacattactgaCAGTTGAAGCCATCATCCTGAGCAGGAAGCACTGTGCTCAACCCCAACTCAGTGGAACCATATTTCCAGCTTCCAGTCAGGATGGTGCAAACTAAGATAAGACTTTTGGTACCAAGTCATCCTCCAAAGCATGTGTATGGGTCACTGTTGTGATACTACAAACGCCATTTTATCAAAAAAATATTGCACACTCAGTGTGTTTGATTCCCAGTGGTGCAATTTTGTCACTCACAGGCGATGTGGAGGACTCACCTGGACCTGCCCCCGCCCCTGAGCTGCTGCCATCAGATCTCTCTTCTGACTGGCCTacaggaagggagggagggatggtgAACATGAAAATATAGGGGGTggaagacggagggaggaggggatcGAACATTAAGAACCACAACTAGGGTTTAGTTGCACACGAAAAGGTTTAATCACACAGAGCCACTCTGTGTACTTATGATTATGTACATGAGCGCAGGAGCAAAGCAAGCATGCCCTTAAAAACAAGCCAGTGCAGACACACTGccccaccacaaacacacatccacaacaGGGCTGCACAAATACCACACGTGTTGTTTGAAACAGAGTAAAACACTGTATGTTTGCAATGCATTTCTCCAGTGTAAAGTTAAATAGTAAACAGTTTAGCAAAAATtacctctcttctctttcagcagCTGCCTTGGGCAGGTCTCCATTAAAGATAATTCATTTCTagttgtatttattaaaataaaaaatactaatgATGCCATTTCTACTGTGCAGCCCTAAAGAGCAAAgaacatacacactcacacaatgaTGTCCCAATGTAAGCACACTAGCGCAAGCTCACCAGCACCCATAGcaacaaaatgtcagaattaCTTTCAGGAGGCAGACAAGGCTGGTGaaattcaaaccaaaccaaaaacacCCATGCACAAATTAAATCATCACCATACTGGGAATGATTTGTGTTGATATTGATCTAGTCTATGTTAAATCAATTCTAAATCAAGCCATAGATTCCTGATCATTTACTCAATCTGCTCAAGTGCATGACAGCGGATTGAAAAGGTCAAACCACAACAAATGACTGACaagtgattaaaaacaaactcaaatacacacagagacagaaacacataaacatatttCCAACAGACCAGCTTGCCACTATTTTTCATTGAGTCTGTATATTGTCTATTATGTACAGTGCATCCGTACTCTGTTAGGACAGAGGGTAACTTCACAACACAGGAAAAAGTGTACCCACACATCCCAGAACTAGGACAAGCAGGGCAGACGGGGAAGGACTGTGCATGAAAAGACAGCAAGTAGCACAAACAGCAGCGGGATAGATGCCTCCACCACCTGACAACACACAACTTACCTCGGGGCTCTAGAACAAACAGGTCAGTAATataacacaaatgcacactcGGAATCCTCTTGTATTTGAGATGAGAGACTCACCTGCCGGATTCTCAGAGTAGACCGCCAGCAATTGACCTCCCACTGACTGCATGGTGAACGGGTGCTCGCGGGGCACAGACGCCGTCTTGGCTTCTATACCCTCGATCACCGTCAGCTCTTCATTCAGAGTAAAACTcacctgtggaggaggagcatCATTTAGGCTTTTACAGGAAATGTTCTTACTTTTGATCTGTTATCCTAAAGCAATATAACAGGCCCAAAACACTCATGTATGCTATTAATAACGGCTCCAAAAATTTGTCAGCGTTGATGAATTGTTCTCAGTTCAAACATCACTTGCCTCTGCTTTTCCTTGGTTTCCTTTCCTGGGAGAGAAAGATAATAAGAACAATAAGAATAACAGGTCATAATAATCAATCTAAAATGCAACTGTAACACTACAACAAATTGACCCTGCATCAGGACAAACCATATTTCTATTTCCTCACACGTAAACACTGACTTCTGCTATTTCACCGATGCTCAGTTGTTTAACCTACTTGGAGATGCGGAGTTTCCCAACGTCGCCTCTGCCAGAAGCTTTTGCCCATTGCTGAGAGAGGTATTTGGGCACCTGCGTGAATAAAGATGGGTTTATTTTACGAGAGGAGCTTTCACAGCTTTCACTAAAGGACACAACAAGGATAACGGGGCCTGTACTAAGATCTTTGACATTAATCTGAGTTGAATCACACAACTGACAggatttataatttttataaaaCAGAAGACAGAAAAGCGTTGAATCATAATATTTTTCCATCTTCAAgaaggtcatgttttcatctgcgtttgtttgctAATTAGAAGGATCATGCAACAACTTTAggatgtaaatgtggtttcttagGGGGTGTAGGCTTTTTAGCCACTGTATGGCAACAAATAAGGCTAGAAAACTGTAAATACCACCAATGTGTAGGTGAGAAACGAAATGTGGACTTAAAGGCTTGTTCTAAATCTGTGGCAACACCATTATAAACCCAATATTTTCATAGGAAGAGCTAAACATCACCACATGAATagatatttaaatgtggtgaaatgcagtatttattagtatttacTGCTTTGGCCCCTCAAACACTTCATATTATACTGAAGTGAGCAGAATCAAACTATTGTAATAAATTGTCAAACCTTATACAGCacccatttatttattatataggTATTTCCAATCCCTCCAATTCAAGTTAAAGAGAAATTGGACCTCATTGTATATTCCTCAGCTTCCCACAGcagaaaccttttattttgagaaCATAAACACAGGAGCTGAGTTCGCCACCATGATGAAAACATGTCCCTCGGCTGTGTTAACTGTTCCTTCACGTTTATCCACCGCGTCAGCTGCAGAATCAGCGGACTCGTGTCAGATCCACAGTAACGAGGCACCACAGTAACTTTACACAGAGGATTTACCACCGGCTCCACTTCGCTAACCGTTATCCTGCGTTAGCCCCAACGCACGGACTCATTCGCTCGTAGCAACATGCTAAGCTACGTGCCTGTTAGCCTCAGCTGCGTTTTAACAGACCCTGTAATTCGATTTAGATCAAttccattaaaaaataaacgAACACGCACCTTCACAAGCCAAACACCCGTGTTCTGTTTGGCTCCAGTTAAATCCACTTCTCCCTTTTCCGACATGTTTTAAACAGACGCTTGTGAGAGCTCgtcaacacaaccacacacgcATGCGTACAATGTACTATGGCGGCCCTGGAGGGACAGTCGGTTCTTGTCTCGCTCAAACGGACATTAAAAAGCAACGAAAAGTTACTTGATGCttaaaagttacatttattttaactttataacATTATTCAATGTTTCAAGAATAACAAATTTACGTTCTTGTTTAATTTCCCAATTAATTGACTATTGATCCTATTTCAATTATTTGGTTAATTGGACCCAGATAAGCAACATAATATTGATAAACCAGTTAATATTAACTCTCTCTCTACTGTAGCAGCACTAGTAACAGTGTTTGTTGCAGGTctgacagaaaatacacaaaatgattCAAGAGCAATCCACAAGTTATTTTTACACACAGCCTATGGTTATTTCTTAGATGTAATTAATCTGTTAATTTATAGGTTTATTCATATCTCCGAACCCAAGCAACAGTCTTTCTTTTATAACTAAAATTGCTGCCTAGATGTGAGacaacatatttaagacttaaTTTAATGCATATATCATAAAGAAAATAAGACACACAGGTAGAAAAAAACGAAATGTTTAATCACTTTAAAATAGAACAAAGAAAATTAAGTTCATTGATTTGACACATGAAAGACTGCAACGCTACAAAGTATACATTAGCGTCACAATGTATCACAGATTACTGAATCCAAAATTTAAAAGATTACCTGATTTCACTGAATATCATCACAAGAAAAGCGCACATCTTTTAATATTCACTTCCATATCAATAGACCTGTAACAGTGTCTcctgaacaaaaacaagcttCACTGGCTGCAGCTTTACACCAGCTTGAATCCGTTTGAGGCATTTTCCAGTCCAGTCATGTCATATAGTCTGTTTTATCAAGTTTAGTTGACCTCATATaccaacacaaaatgaaacctCACAGACCTGCATCTGTAGAGACAGTCTATGTTGTAAAAAACTCTGTATGAAAATGTCACCAGCTGGACCGGGGCTGCAGGTCTGCACATTTAAACGCAGCACATTCTTGACTGTTACAGGAACATTCGGTCCTTGCTGTGGGAGAAACGCGTGTTCAGCTCCTGAGATTTCTTCAGCAGCCGCTGCTTTTGGGCCTCGTCGAAGCGATTCACCTGCAGGTCCTCGTCCCGATCGAACGGCCTCCTCTCCACTGGCACGTCGGCCTTCTCCTTCGCTTTTGCCTTCATCTTCTTTGAGTGCAATGTCATCAGAGACTCCGCACGCTTAGACTCCTGTAACAGGGAGTGGGGTCATTTATTATATAAAGAGACATTCAGGAAAAAGGAATAATGAGGTAAAAGCACTTACGTTATACTTTGACACTGTCTCTGCCATTTCTAAGTCCTTCTGGGGGACTTGTGGGACactgtctttctcctcctcctcacccttcTCCTTTTTCTCGATGCGTTCCTATCAGGCAAGAACAGACCAACAAAAGGAAAGTCATATATAAAGGCGCCAAGATGCTTGATAAAAATGACACATAATTCTATACAGATAATTTGTTTTACCCTGGCCTTGCGCTCCCTATCTGCTGGTGTATCTGTCCACATGGTGCGATCTTTGTTCTCCGGACCTGATTTCTTCTTGAAAGTTCGAGCGCCTAAGCCGATGTGCTGCAGTTCTGGTGGGAGCTCTGTCATCCATGTTTCTCTGGAAACTATCTCAGGAGTGTCCTGcttacacagaaacacacaggaatgAATTCatactgcagaagaagaaatcatTAGAAGAAACGGGACATTGTAGCTCCAGACATTTTGcgtaaataatgttttaaatattatatttttttcaagcCAAGTGGccagtgtgttatttttaaactgtagcATTTGTACAGTCTAGACTATGCAAATTATTGGTAAATACAATTAGCAGAAGAAAATGAGGACTCACGTCTCCAGTGAGCTTATCTTTCATCCTCTGTGCTCTGCGCTCAAAGTCCTGAGCCACAGAGTCACTGATAGGCCCTTTGGTTGGCATGGGTccaatcacttcctcttcctctccctcgctGCTGGAGGGCTGAGCCTGGTAGCCGGGGGGTAGGGCAGGACCCTCACCATCTCCGCCATCATCATCCTTCTCATCCTTATCATATGCTGCTCTGCGAAACCCGGGAGGCAAAGCTGGTCCCAGCAGAGGCAGCCTGAGGGAACACAATGAAGTTACAGCTTCCATAATTAAACTCTTTATTCACACGGTTATCCTCAACTACTTATTGTCACATCTTAGAATTCACtggaagaaaatataaaatgtgttcatCTACCTCTCTGGtgaactctgtgttttcttaaatCCCGGTGGGAGAGCTGGTCCAAAGAAATCGTCGTCGTCAACAacatcttttgtctttgttttctctgcccTGTTCAAAAGACACATGATACTTTTCAGTTTGTTGATACTTTTAATTCTTTGGTACTCTTTTCTTTGAAATCGTAATTACAAAAATACTTTACAGATCAGTTTTAAGCCATTAATCTGAACAATttttgggttgccaggttgtgggAAATCCACCTCTTGCACTTGTCTTTCAAGGAAACTCTATGTCTCTTCTTGATAAGGAACTCGGTGCTgacacacaacatttaaaatgttgatggtaaaagctgtttttgttACTTTGGAAGTTTAACTTTAGAAGTTCACATTCTGTTCTTTGAACAATGACTCATATATATGCACATGACGATTATGTTGATTAGCTAGTGTATAATCAACTTATTGTTGCAACTCTAGTCGTGGATTATCCAATTTCTACTGAGCCATTAGCAAAAGCgaaaaatgtgaataattcaGAGGTTCTGCAAAGCATCAGGTGTGCAGTTGTAATGGACAATCTATAAACTGCATTAACAAACAGTTTACATGAGTATTTCGTCCTTTTCCAGAGGGCAGGAGGTCAAACTGTCCATTAGAGCCACGTCCCTGGTGAATTAAAGAGCTAAAAGAGTGGCAACACAGAAGCTGTTGTTATTGATGGTTACAGCAGATCTATAAAGCAAAGATAAACTATGTATTATCCATTAATAAGCCCACTGGTGGTGGCTCTGTGTGTAACATGGACTGGTGAACCCACTGTGCGGGTCCGTCTCCAGCTGAGTGTCCCGTCTTGGCTCTTTTCACCGACACCTCCGGCTCACTCTCATCCGACGAGCTCGACGGTTCCCCCCGCTTGTATCCCGGAGGCAGAGCGGGACCGGCGACTGCACAATTCAGGAGGAAAACAGCTGAGCACCGAGGGAAACACTTCCAGACACAAAGTAAAGTGACCGAAACCACATTTAACCTGAGGTGAGGTTGTGTTTGCTCTCATACTCACATCCATCGTCACTGTCCGAGTCTAGGTCGCTTTCTCCCCCGAACCTCAGGAGCGGAGCCGGTCCGATTAAATCATCATCCGACATGTTTATACAACTTTATATGTGTGTAACTTATACAACGTAGCTTCGTTAATGTCTGATAGAACAATGAAGGAGGAACCATGGATGTGGGAAGAGATTTAACCTTTCACACCGGAAGTAAACACTGAGCATCTTCCATCATTTTACCGGGAGGGAAGTCACATTAAAACAGGAAGCTAGACAcaagaataaaagcaaaaatagggtcagtatttttatttgtagtcCCCTAcagtgttttaaatatattttattcagatGTTTTGAGGCAATTTTGTTTCATTATAACATGAGGGTGATTTCTAAttaagaaacaaaaatgtatattacatTAATAAATTACAAAGGGAGTTTAAATTGCTTTTTCATAACAAAAAATATCAACGGTAACATGTtaaaatatgagcagaataatattttataacagTTAACATATATACTGTAAGTAACTGTAATGGAGTCTTTTTTCACAgttgtttactttttaaacctgttttattttgaagccgGAGCTGATCTCATGTGTCCCATCATGTCGCAGGAGCTGAAGCATCTCGTCGTCCAGTCGATCTGAGCAGAAGATCAATTGTGACTGAGTGAGAAGATTAAACCGACATGTTTTGAAAAAGACTGTCGATTTAAACCTTTTACAAAATGGGTAAAAGGGACAAAGGAGACCGCGGTGAGTTGCTGATGCTACTTTTTAAAACCCCTTGCTAAGCTAGCTGTTAGCTTCAGTAGCCGTGTGACAGGGACAGGAGCTTAAAACCTCGCTTGATGGTTTCCTTGAAACTCACATTTCCCTGCTCTGCGATAACTGTACACTGGCACCACTTGGAGTCTTTGAACGCATCATTTAATTTACGTGTTGATGAGATGACGCAGTTGCAGTGAAAGGACAGTTCAGGGTTTGCTTATTTATCTTGCtaaaatacacaacattcaTTTCTCATGTAGTATCATGAATTGAAATGCAGGGATGATACACTAATATAAATCCATGTGTAATGCAGCATCtttttgcacacaaacactcagagacTTGAACTTAACATCATGTTAATCATCATACATAGAATAAAACCCAAAATAGTCAGAGCCGAACAGTTGTAGTCAAAGGACACATAAGCTGTTTTATAATGCATCACCAGAAGTGTGTTTGAAATCCTAATAGGAGAAAAAATATCAGATGGACGTAGTTCTGTGTTATTACTGAGAACGATTTCTAACTCTTGCAGAGTC contains these protein-coding regions:
- the gpalpp1 gene encoding GPALPP motifs-containing protein 1, with the protein product MSDDDLIGPAPLLRFGGESDLDSDSDDGFAGPALPPGYKRGEPSSSSDESEPEVSVKRAKTGHSAGDGPAQAEKTKTKDVVDDDDFFGPALPPGFKKTQSSPERLPLLGPALPPGFRRAAYDKDEKDDDGGDGEGPALPPGYQAQPSSSEGEEEEVIGPMPTKGPISDSVAQDFERRAQRMKDKLTGDDTPEIVSRETWMTELPPELQHIGLGARTFKKKSGPENKDRTMWTDTPADRERKARERIEKKEKGEEEEKDSVPQVPQKDLEMAETVSKYNESKRAESLMTLHSKKMKAKAKEKADVPVERRPFDRDEDLQVNRFDEAQKQRLLKKSQELNTRFSHSKDRMFL